The following are encoded in a window of Kitasatospora sp. NBC_01250 genomic DNA:
- a CDS encoding SigE family RNA polymerase sigma factor codes for MTATLETRGILDAHNPAVRGLRATAHRVVEHRVIEQGRTEQCTGARRVSGGIRTGEHRAFVRPGSVPVGAGTGRTVGDSGESTDGRTTGATLYRLAPVEQSVPQGEQGGAQGEHSAAEVDHLTEFTAYVRERRASLYATAYHLTGDRYEAEDLLQSALFSTYRAWGRISDKAAVGGYLRRTMTNLHISAWRRRKLNEYPTEELPETVGDTDAMGGTELRAVLWQALAKLPENQRTMLVLRYYEGRTDPEIADILNISVGTVKSSIWRALRRLRDDEQLNRNGDTAHAFGELVA; via the coding sequence ACCCGGCCGTCCGCGGCTTGCGTGCCACGGCACACCGCGTGGTCGAGCACCGTGTGATCGAGCAGGGCCGGACCGAACAGTGCACGGGGGCCCGCCGGGTGAGCGGCGGGATCCGGACGGGCGAGCACCGCGCGTTCGTCCGCCCGGGCAGTGTTCCCGTGGGGGCGGGAACCGGCCGGACCGTGGGTGACTCGGGGGAGTCGACCGACGGCCGGACGACGGGCGCCACCCTCTACCGGCTCGCGCCGGTGGAGCAGAGCGTCCCGCAGGGCGAGCAGGGAGGCGCGCAGGGGGAGCACTCGGCCGCCGAGGTGGACCACCTGACGGAGTTCACCGCGTATGTGCGCGAGCGTCGCGCCTCCCTCTACGCCACTGCCTACCACCTGACCGGTGACCGCTACGAGGCCGAGGACCTGCTGCAGAGCGCGCTCTTCAGCACCTACCGCGCCTGGGGCCGGATCAGCGACAAGGCCGCGGTCGGCGGCTACCTGCGCCGCACCATGACCAACCTGCACATCTCCGCCTGGCGGCGCCGCAAGCTCAACGAGTACCCGACCGAGGAGCTGCCGGAGACGGTCGGCGACACCGACGCCATGGGCGGCACCGAGCTGCGCGCCGTGCTCTGGCAGGCGCTCGCCAAGCTCCCGGAGAACCAGCGCACCATGCTGGTCCTGCGCTACTACGAGGGCCGCACCGACCCGGAGATCGCCGACATCCTGAACATCAGCGTCGGCACCGTCAAGAGCAGCATCTGGCGCGCCCTGCGCCGACTGCGCGACGACGAGCAGCTCAACCGCAACGGTGACACCGCGCACGCCTTCGGCGAGCTGGTGGCGTAA